Proteins found in one Roseovarius pelagicus genomic segment:
- a CDS encoding lytic transglycosylase domain-containing protein, with translation MKKYVLAAMLSVLSAGALAGDPAPFPEFTFKMGKPPKAGTAKRITIQIEPGDQATPSAPAKPDDVPGAPVRAAQYDWFWDHIPPGYSDAGALRFETALQKLAQPPAGAAAPRPRLQHIQQIALSQGQNILMATIGTDVSPALVLAVISVESGGRDDALSEKGAQGLMQLIPATATRFGVDDSLAADQNIKGGVAYLDWLLKEFKGDPILALAGYNAGENAVKANEGVPPYPETRDYIPKVLAAYDVARGLCKTRPQFISDGCALNLAMK, from the coding sequence ATGAAAAAATACGTATTGGCGGCGATGCTGTCAGTTCTGAGTGCAGGCGCGCTAGCGGGCGATCCCGCACCATTTCCCGAGTTTACCTTTAAGATGGGCAAACCACCCAAGGCTGGAACGGCCAAGCGTATCACGATCCAGATCGAACCGGGCGATCAGGCGACACCGTCAGCGCCGGCAAAGCCCGATGACGTCCCCGGCGCTCCGGTGCGTGCCGCGCAATACGATTGGTTTTGGGATCATATCCCTCCGGGTTACTCGGATGCGGGTGCGCTGCGGTTTGAAACGGCATTGCAGAAATTGGCGCAGCCGCCCGCAGGTGCCGCAGCCCCGCGACCGCGCTTGCAGCACATTCAGCAAATCGCGCTCAGCCAAGGCCAGAACATCCTTATGGCGACGATTGGCACCGATGTATCCCCGGCGCTCGTATTGGCAGTGATTTCGGTTGAGTCCGGCGGGCGCGACGACGCGCTCAGCGAAAAGGGCGCGCAGGGTCTGATGCAGCTGATCCCGGCCACGGCAACGCGCTTTGGCGTGGACGACAGTCTGGCGGCAGATCAGAATATCAAGGGCGGGGTGGCCTACCTTGATTGGTTGCTAAAGGAGTTCAAGGGCGATCCGATCTTGGCGCTGGCGGGGTACAACGCGGGCGAGAACGCGGTGAAAGCAAATGAGGGCGTCCCTCCATATCCAGAAACGCGCGACTATATACCAAAGGTTCTAGCCGCCTATGATGTCGCGCGCGGGCTATGCAAGACACGGCCGCAATTCATATCCGATGGCTGCGCGCTGAACCTGGCCATGAAATAG